Within the Streptomyces sp. R41 genome, the region CGTTCGCCAGGGGTGGCCGTGGTGCGCCGTCCAGCAGCCGTACCGTCTCCCGCAGCCGTTCCGCCTCCGCCGCGCAGGACTCGCATTCCGCCAGGTGCAGGGGGACCGTCTTCTCGTCGGCGGGGGTCAGCGCGCCGACCGCCCAGGCCGCCAGCAGGTCCCGTACACCTTCATGGTCGGTGCTCATCACGTGCCGCCCTTCCGGGCCACGGCCGGCATGGTGGCCGCACCTCGCCCCGCTGTGGCCACCATACGCACGCCCGGCCCGGCCGGGCCCACCCGCGCCGCCATCACGCACCCCTCTCCAGTGCCGGATCCGGTGGGTCGGCCAGGGATTCGGCGAGTTTGCGCAGGGCGGAGCGCAGCCGGGTCTTGGCGGTGCCTTCCGGGATGCCCAGTTCCACGGCGGCCTGCCGATAGGTGCGGCCCGCGAAGTAGGCGAGGTGGACGACTTCCCTTTGTGGCTGCGGGAGTTCCGCGAGGGCGGTGTGCAGCAGCAGCGAGCGTTCGCGGTCGACGACCGTCTCGTCGGGGCCGGGTCCGGCGTCGGGGATGGCGTGCAGCGCCGAGTCGTCCGCGCGGGCGTCCTTGCGATGCCTGGCCTCGCTGCGCACCCAGTCCACGGCCCGCCGGTGGGCGAGCATGGACAGCCAGGTGCGCAGCGAGCCACGGCGCGCGTCGAAGGCGTACGGCCTGCTCCACAGCTGCGCGAAGACCTCCTGCGCCACGTCCTCGGCGGCGGCCGGGCTGCGGGTGACCCGGACGGCGACCCGTCGCACGAGCCCGCCGTACGCCGCGTACGCCTCGGCCAGCGCGGTCTCGTCCCCGTACACCAGCCGCCGATGCAGTTCGGCGTCCGTGAGCGTCGGATCCACCGGCACCACCACCTCGTGGTGCCTTCCTAGCGCCCTCCCGCACCCCGCGCCAGAGGGCGAGCCCCTCAGCCGGACAGGACGTCCAGCAGCCGGTCGACATCCGCGGGCGTGTTGTACAGGTGGAAGGCGGCCCTCAAGTTGCCCGCACGGTCCGACACTTCGACACCGGCGCGGCTCAACTCGGGCTGACGGACACCGAGTTCGGGTACGGAGACGATCGGTGAGCCGGGAGCGGGGATCGGCTCGTGTCCCAGGGCGCGCAGACCCTCGCGGAAGCGGCCGGCGAGGGCGAGGTCGTGGGCGTGTACGTTCGCCACGCCCAGCTCCTCGATCAGGGCGAGGGAGTGCCGGGCGCCGGCGTACGAGAAGAGGCTCGGGCTCTCGTCGAACCGCCGTGCGGAGTGGGCGAGTTCCTCGACGGGGCCGTAGCAGCTGTCCCAAGGGGCCTCCCCCGCGACCCAGCCCGCGAACACCGGGGTGAGCCCGCCGAGGTCCTCCGGGACGACCAAGAAGGCCACGCCACGCGGGCAGACGAGCCACTTGAAGGCGACGGAGGAGAGATAGTCGTACGCGTCCGCCCGCAGCGGCAGCCATCCGGCGGCCTGGGACGCGTCGATGTACGTACGCGCCCCGTGCGCCCGCGCGGCTTCGCGGATCCCCTCCAGGTCGGCGACCCGCCCGTCCGCGGACTGCGCGGCGCTGACCGCGACGAGCGCCGTGCCCGGGCGCACTGATTCGGCCATCCGCTCCAGCGGTACGGCACGGACCTTGAGGTCGCCGCGGACATGGAAGGGGGTCACGACGGAACTGAAGTCCGCCTCGGCGGTGAGGACTTCCGCGCCCTGCGGCAGCGAGGCCGCGATCAGCCCGCTGTAGACGGCGACCGAGGCCCCGGCCGCCACCCGGCGTCCGGGAACCCCGACCAGCCGGGCGAACGACGCGCGGGCGGCCTCGACGTCCGCGAACATGTCGGCCGGCCGGCCGGCGGCGACGGACTCGACGGCATCGCGCATGGCTGCCACCGTGCGCGCCGGTACGAGTCCGGTGCTCGCGGTGTTCAGGTAGGTGTTCTCCGGGGCGAACTCGGCACGTACGAGGCTCTCGAAGGTCTCCATGGGACCACTCTGCGGTCCCAGGAACCCCCCGTCCATTGCCGATTTTTACGTGGAACCGCTAAGAGGCGCTTATACGTGGGCTCCGACCTGCGCTTTTCAGTTCTGCGGTACCGCGCATCCGTCCGGGCCGCAGGCCTCCGCCTCGGCGGAACCGTCCTGGATCAGCTTGAGCGGCGGCCGCTCGCCCCACGCCTGGGTCAGCGCCTGCGCGAAGACCTCGGCGGGCTGGGCACCGGAGACGCCGTACTTGCGGTCGAGGACGAAGAACGGCACGCCGTTCGCGCCCAGCTCGGCGGCCTCGCGCTCGTCGGCGCGCACGTCGTCGGCGTACGCGGCCGGGTCGGCGAGCACCCTGCGGGCGGCGTCGGCGTCGAGCCCGGCGGCGACGGCCAGCTCCACGAGCCGCTCGTCGTCGTCGAAGACGGTCCGCTCCTCGGCGAAGTTCGCCTTGTAGAGCAGGCCGATCAGCTCGTCCTGCCTGCCCTGCTCCTTGGCAAGGTGCAGCAGGCGGTGCATGTCGAAGGTGTTGCCGTGGTCGCGGTCCCGGGTGCGGTACTCCAGGCCCTCGGCGGCGGCCTGCGCGCCCAGGTTCTCCTCGCCGGCCTGCGCCTGCGCCTCGCTCATGCCGTACTTCTTGGTGAGCATCTTGATGACCGGCTGGATGTCGCCCTTCGCGCGGCCCGGGTCGAGCTCGAACGAACGGTGCACGACCTCGACCTCGTCGCGGTGCGGGAAGGCGTCGAGCGCCTTCTCGAAGCGGGCCTTGCCCACGTAGCACCAGGGGCAGGCGATGTCGCTCCAGATCTCGACGCGCATGTCTTCGGCTCTCTCCAGCTCGTACAGGTACGGGGTAAGGGGACACCCTCCAGGGACGTCGGTATGTGAACGTTCAAGCGGCGGGTTTCATTCCCCGGTCTCGGAGGCGGTCATTCCTCGGTCGCGGAGACGGTCATTCCCCGGTCACGGAGAAGCGCAGGTACAGGTGGTGGTCACCCTCGGCCGGCGGGTTCTCCGGGTCGGGGACCCAGCCCTGGCGGGCGTAGAAGGCCTGGGCGCGCCGGTTGTCGACGTGCACGTCCAGGACGGCGGTGCGCTTGCCGTCGGCCTGCCACTCCTCGACGCAGGCGGCGTGCAGCGCGGTGCCGATGCCGCCCCGCCAGCGGTCGGGGTCGACGTGGAACTGAAACAGCTTGACCGTTTCTGCCGGGGCGCCCTCGGGGGTTCGGAACGAGGCGATGCCCGTGATCCGGCCCTCGTCGACGACGCACAGCACATGCGCGTCCGGCCGCTCGATGACGCTCCGCCAGGCCGCGAGCCAGTCGGTGCCGTCCTGCGGGATCCCTTCCGGGTAGTACGTCGCCCGGGCCCGGGCATGCAGGGCGGCGATGGCCGCGGCTTCGGCGGGGAGCGCGGTCCTGATCACACGGCCCACTTGTTTCACACGGTCTTGGATCATGCAGCCGAGGACGCTCCCGAGGCGACCGCAGTTCCCAGACGGCTGAACTGGGTGCGGTACGCGCTCGGCGTGAGACCGGTGCGGCGGACCAGATGGCCGCGCAGCGAGTCGGCCGTGCCGAGACCACAGGCGCGGGCGACCTGGTCCATGGGGAGGGTGGTCGTCTCCAGGAGCTCCTTGGCACGCTCGATGCGCTGGTGGAGGAGCCACTGCAGGGGGCTGACCCCGCTCTCGGCGTGGAAGCGGCGAGTGAGCGTGCGCACGCTGACGCCCGCGTGCCGGGCGAGGTCGGTGAGTGTGAGCGGCTTGTCGAGGTTGCGCATGGCCCAGCCGCGGGTGTCGGCGCAGACCTCGCCGCGCTCGGGCGGCAGCGGAGTCTGGGTGAACTGGGTCTGACCGCCCGGCCGTACGGGGGCGACGAGGGCGAGCCGCGCCACCTGGTTGGCGGCCGCGGCGCCGTAGTCGGTCCGGATGATGTGCAGGCAGAGGTCGATCCCGGCGGCGTATCCGGACGAGGTCATGATCTGGCCGTCCTGCACGTACAGGACGTCTCCCTTGAGGTCGAGCGCCGGGTACCGCTTGCGCAGCTCGTCCGCGAGCTCCCAGTACGTGGTGGCGCTGCGCCCGTCGAGCAGTCCGGCCTCGGCCAGCACGAAGGCACCGCTGCAGATGGAGGCGATCCGCTTGCCCTCGGCGGCGGCCTCGCGGACGGCGGCCACGGTGGCCGGATCGGGCGTGTACCGCTGTCCGGTGCCGGCGACGAGCACGGTGTCCGCGTCGCGTACGGCGTCCAGGCCCCGCCCGACGTGCAGGTCGAGCCCGCCGGTGGTGGCGATCGGGCCCGGCTTCGGGGTGCAGACGACCAGTTCGTATCCCGGGCCGCTGTCCACCTCGACCTTCTCGAAGAGGAGCTCGGGGATCGCGAGGTTGAACATCGAGACGGGGGACGGGGCGATCACGGCGATGCGGTGGGGTTTCCCCTGCGCGGCGAGCATGGCCAGAACCTCCGGACGTATGGCATTCAGGCCACTACTGTACGCCGACGGAGATCCGCAGCATGGGGACATGTCAACGAAACCGGCTACCGAGACCCGTACCATCGACCGCCAACTTCCGTCGTCCGCGGCCCTGTTGAACACATCGCCCACCCTCACCCTCATCGCCGCCCTGCTCGGCTTCGCGCTGATCACGCTCGACGCGTCCGTGGTGAACGTGGCGCTCCCGTCGATCGGGGCGACGCTCGGGGGCGGAATGTCGGGGCTCCAGTGGGTGGTGGACGCCTACACGCTGGCGTTCGCGGCGCTGATGCTGTCCACCGGGGCCTTCTCGGACCGGGCCGGGGCGAGCCGGGCGTACGGGATCGGGATCACGGTGTTCACGCTGGCGTCGGTGGCGTGCGGCCTTGCGCCGAGTCTGCCGGTGCTGGTCGGCGCGCGTGCCGTGCAGGGCGTCGCGGCGGCCGTGGTGCTGCCGGCCTCGCTCGCGCTGGTGCGGCAGGCATACGCGGATGCCGCACAGCGGGCGCGGGCGGTGGCCCTGTGGGCCGCGGGCGGTTCGGTCGCGGTGGCGCTGGGCCCTGTCGCGGGCGGTGCGCTGACCACGGTGTGGGACTGGCGGGGGATCTTCTTCATCAACGTGCCGCTGGGCGCGGTGGCGCTCGCGCTGCTGGTACGGGCGCCACGCTCCGAGCGCCGTCCCGCGCCGCTGGACCTGCCCGGCCAGCTGACGGCGATCGTGGCGCTCACCGCTGTGACGTTCGCGGTCATCGAGGGCGGCGGGACGGGGCTTGCCGCACTGGCGGTGGCGGTCGTCGCGGCGCTGGGCTTCCTGCGGGTCGAGGCGCGGCAGACGCATCCCGTGGTGCCGCTCGGCCTGTTCCGCAGCCGGAGCGTGACCGTGGCGGTGGCCGCGGGCGCCGCCTGCAGCGTGGCGTTCTACGGAGTGGTGTTCCTGTTCTCCCTCTTCTTCCAGCAGGTCCAAGGCCGCTCCGCGCTGTACGCGGGTCTGATGTTCCTGCCGATGACCGGGCTGATCGCGGTCACGAACATCGCGGCAGGCAAGTTGGCGGGGCGCTTCGGGCCCCGCTTGCCGATGCTGCTCGGCCAGTCCCTGGCCGCGGTGGGGCTGCTGATCCTGCTCGACGTCGACTCGTCGACCCCGCCCGTTCTGGTGGCCCTGCTCCTGGTCCCCATGGCCCTGGGGTGTGCCCTGACGATTCCTCCGCTCACGGCCGCGATGATGGACGCGGTGCCCTCGGACCGGGCGGGGCTGGCGGCGGGTGTCCTCAACTCGGCCCGGCAGGTGGCGGGCGGGCTGGCCATCGCGGTCTTCGGTTCCCTGGTATCGGGTGACTTCGAGTCGGGGCTACGGGTGAGTCTCGCGCTGAGTGCGGTGCTTCTGGTGGTGACGGCGGGGGCGACGTGGGGGTTGCGGGCGGCTCGCTAGGGCGTTTCTTCGCCCCCTCCGCCCCTACCCGTCCCGACCAGCCTTCGGCTGCGGGTGCGTGGGGGTTGCTCGCGCAGTTCCCCGCGCCCCTTTTAGGGGCGCGGGGAACTGCGCAATCTTTTAAGCGGGGGTCTGGGGGCGGCAGCCCCCAGGGACGGGACGGGTAGGGGCGGAGGGGGCGATCAACTGCCGTCTCTCAAGTCCCGTGGCCAGTTCGGGCGGTACTCGATGTCGTCGTAGGTCACCACGCAGCCCTCGCCCATGGGCGACTGGGCCATGAAACCGACGAGAGCCGCCCCGGTCTCCTTCTCGTCGCCCAGCGTGAAGAGGCGCACGAAGGTCCAGCGCTCGCCGTCGCGCGAGGCGTGGAAGGCGAAGGCGCGACCCGTGCGGCTCACCCGGAGCCAGACGGAACTGCCGTCCACGGTGAAGGAGTTGGCGTCGTCGGAGTGCCCCCGGGTGACCACCGTGCAGACGGTGGGCACGTCCGGGGAGTACTCAAGGCACAGCTTCGCCCAGGCCCGCTCCCCCACATGGACGTAGAGGACCCCCGCGTCGAAGGAGGCCGCGAAGCCCACCGTGACCCGGGCGATCAGCTGGAAGTCCCCCTCGGGCGCGCCGAGCAGCCGGGGCGCGTCGGAGGCGGGGTCCAGGCCCTCACCGGTGGGCGGCACGAAGCGGTCCTGGCGGGGGCCGGCCCAGCCGGTGAGCACTCCGTCCTCATACGACCAATGGCCGTCGGGGCCGTAGGTACGGAGGGGGAAGGGGAGTTCGGGGAGTTCGACGTCCATCCGCTGAGTCTCTCAGGTCCACCCCCGCGCCCTGGAAGGGGCGCGGGGCAGTGACAGTTGCGGTTCCGCCGCTCGGGCGCGACAGGCCACGGACGGCCCGCGGCTCACGCACAACCGAAGGCCCAACGGCGCTGCGGAGCTACCGCTCCAGGAAACCGTTGAAACGACGCGGCGGAGGGCTATCGCTCCAGACGGCCGTTGAACCGACGCGGCAACCCCAGCGGATTGTCATCCCGCAGCTCCGCCGGCAACAGCGCCTCCGGCGCGTTCTGGTACGCCACCGGCCGCAGCCAGCGCTCGATGGCCGTACCGCCGACCGACGTCGAGGTCGAGGTCGTCGCCGGGTACGGACCGCCGTGGTGCTGGGCGGGGGCGACCGCGACACCCGTCGGCCAGCCGTTCACGAGGACGCGCCCCGCGAGCGGCGTCAGCTCGGCGAGGATCTCGGCGCCGCGGCCCTCGCCGGCGGCCTCCTCGGCGGAGAGCTGGACGGTCGCGGTGAGGTTGCCGGGAAGGCGGGAGAGGACCGCTCCGGCCTCGGACTCGTCCTCGTAGCGCGCGACCACGGTGAGCGGGCCGAAGCACTCCTCCAGGAGCAGGTCGTGCTCGCCCTCGGTGGTGAGCTTCTGCGCGGGCACGGTCAGGAAGCCGGGGCTCACGGTGTGCTCGCCGCCCGCGCCGGGGGTCACCGGGGACTCCACGTCGGGGAGTTCGGCACGCGCGGCGACACCGGCGATGAAGTTGTCCCGCATGCGGTGGTCGAGGAGGACACCGGCGTCCGTGTCGCTGACGGCATCCGTCAGGGACTTCACCAGGCGGTCGCCCGCCGCGCCCGCCGGCGCCAGCACCAGGCCCGGCTTCACGCAGAACTGGCCGACGCCCAGCGTCATCGAGCCCGCGAGCCCGGCACCGATCGCCTCGGCCCGCTCGGCGGCGGCGGCCTCGGTGATCACGACGGGGTTGAGGGAGCCCAGCTCGCCGTGGAAGGGGATCGGCACGGGCCGGGCGGCCGCCGCGTCGAAGAGGGCACGGCCGCCGCGTACCGAACCGGTGAACCCGGCGGCGGCGATCAGCGGG harbors:
- a CDS encoding N-acetyltransferase family protein translates to MIQDRVKQVGRVIRTALPAEAAAIAALHARARATYYPEGIPQDGTDWLAAWRSVIERPDAHVLCVVDEGRITGIASFRTPEGAPAETVKLFQFHVDPDRWRGGIGTALHAACVEEWQADGKRTAVLDVHVDNRRAQAFYARQGWVPDPENPPAEGDHHLYLRFSVTGE
- a CDS encoding DUF1349 domain-containing protein — encoded protein: MDVELPELPFPLRTYGPDGHWSYEDGVLTGWAGPRQDRFVPPTGEGLDPASDAPRLLGAPEGDFQLIARVTVGFAASFDAGVLYVHVGERAWAKLCLEYSPDVPTVCTVVTRGHSDDANSFTVDGSSVWLRVSRTGRAFAFHASRDGERWTFVRLFTLGDEKETGAALVGFMAQSPMGEGCVVTYDDIEYRPNWPRDLRDGS
- a CDS encoding aminotransferase class V-fold PLP-dependent enzyme; its protein translation is MDGGFLGPQSGPMETFESLVRAEFAPENTYLNTASTGLVPARTVAAMRDAVESVAAGRPADMFADVEAARASFARLVGVPGRRVAAGASVAVYSGLIAASLPQGAEVLTAEADFSSVVTPFHVRGDLKVRAVPLERMAESVRPGTALVAVSAAQSADGRVADLEGIREAARAHGARTYIDASQAAGWLPLRADAYDYLSSVAFKWLVCPRGVAFLVVPEDLGGLTPVFAGWVAGEAPWDSCYGPVEELAHSARRFDESPSLFSYAGARHSLALIEELGVANVHAHDLALAGRFREGLRALGHEPIPAPGSPIVSVPELGVRQPELSRAGVEVSDRAGNLRAAFHLYNTPADVDRLLDVLSG
- a CDS encoding RNA polymerase sigma factor, whose amino-acid sequence is MVVPVDPTLTDAELHRRLVYGDETALAEAYAAYGGLVRRVAVRVTRSPAAAEDVAQEVFAQLWSRPYAFDARRGSLRTWLSMLAHRRAVDWVRSEARHRKDARADDSALHAIPDAGPGPDETVVDRERSLLLHTALAELPQPQREVVHLAYFAGRTYRQAAVELGIPEGTAKTRLRSALRKLAESLADPPDPALERGA
- a CDS encoding DsbA family oxidoreductase translates to MRVEIWSDIACPWCYVGKARFEKALDAFPHRDEVEVVHRSFELDPGRAKGDIQPVIKMLTKKYGMSEAQAQAGEENLGAQAAAEGLEYRTRDRDHGNTFDMHRLLHLAKEQGRQDELIGLLYKANFAEERTVFDDDERLVELAVAAGLDADAARRVLADPAAYADDVRADEREAAELGANGVPFFVLDRKYGVSGAQPAEVFAQALTQAWGERPPLKLIQDGSAEAEACGPDGCAVPQN
- a CDS encoding MFS transporter, whose translation is MSTKPATETRTIDRQLPSSAALLNTSPTLTLIAALLGFALITLDASVVNVALPSIGATLGGGMSGLQWVVDAYTLAFAALMLSTGAFSDRAGASRAYGIGITVFTLASVACGLAPSLPVLVGARAVQGVAAAVVLPASLALVRQAYADAAQRARAVALWAAGGSVAVALGPVAGGALTTVWDWRGIFFINVPLGAVALALLVRAPRSERRPAPLDLPGQLTAIVALTAVTFAVIEGGGTGLAALAVAVVAALGFLRVEARQTHPVVPLGLFRSRSVTVAVAAGAACSVAFYGVVFLFSLFFQQVQGRSALYAGLMFLPMTGLIAVTNIAAGKLAGRFGPRLPMLLGQSLAAVGLLILLDVDSSTPPVLVALLLVPMALGCALTIPPLTAAMMDAVPSDRAGLAAGVLNSARQVAGGLAIAVFGSLVSGDFESGLRVSLALSAVLLVVTAGATWGLRAAR
- a CDS encoding aldehyde dehydrogenase (NADP(+)), whose product is MAAAPVWSVDPRTGKQREQVAVEATAQEVDEAVRAAHAARPALADRTVRAAFLRTAADLLEGAKDQLVEAADAETALGPVRLTGELARTCYQLRAFGDIVDEGAFLDVVINHPDDTATPPIPDLRRYKVPLGVVAVYSASNFPFAFSVAGGDTASALAAGCPVVVKAHPDHPALSELVAAVLRRAAARHDIPEGVVGLVHGFEAGVELVRHPLIAAAGFTGSVRGGRALFDAAAARPVPIPFHGELGSLNPVVITEAAAAERAEAIGAGLAGSMTLGVGQFCVKPGLVLAPAGAAGDRLVKSLTDAVSDTDAGVLLDHRMRDNFIAGVAARAELPDVESPVTPGAGGEHTVSPGFLTVPAQKLTTEGEHDLLLEECFGPLTVVARYEDESEAGAVLSRLPGNLTATVQLSAEEAAGEGRGAEILAELTPLAGRVLVNGWPTGVAVAPAQHHGGPYPATTSTSTSVGGTAIERWLRPVAYQNAPEALLPAELRDDNPLGLPRRFNGRLER
- a CDS encoding GlxA family transcriptional regulator, whose product is MLAAQGKPHRIAVIAPSPVSMFNLAIPELLFEKVEVDSGPGYELVVCTPKPGPIATTGGLDLHVGRGLDAVRDADTVLVAGTGQRYTPDPATVAAVREAAAEGKRIASICSGAFVLAEAGLLDGRSATTYWELADELRKRYPALDLKGDVLYVQDGQIMTSSGYAAGIDLCLHIIRTDYGAAAANQVARLALVAPVRPGGQTQFTQTPLPPERGEVCADTRGWAMRNLDKPLTLTDLARHAGVSVRTLTRRFHAESGVSPLQWLLHQRIERAKELLETTTLPMDQVARACGLGTADSLRGHLVRRTGLTPSAYRTQFSRLGTAVASGASSAA